AAGCCGCTTATCCGATCTGATCACCGGATTCGTCGATCCTAACGCGGAAGAAGATATCGCACCGACCGCCACCCATGTCGGCTCCGAGCTTTCCGGCGAAGATCTTGATGACGATGATGAAGAAGAGGATGACGAAGACGACGCTGATGACGACAACAGCATCGATCCTGAACTGGCTCGTCAGAAATTTTCTGAATTGCGTGAACAATACGAAACGACGCGTCAGGTCATCAAGGCCAATGGACGCAGTCACGCCAAGTCAGCGCAGGAAATTCTGAATCTATCGGAAGTCTTCAAACAGTTCCGCTTAGTGCCTAAACAATTCGACTTCCTGGTTAGCAGCATGCGTACCATGATGGATCGCGTGCGTACTCAGGAACGACTGATCATGAAGCTGTGCGTTGAACAGTGCAAAATGCCGAAGAAAAACTTCGTCACCTTGTTCTCCGGTAATGAAACCAACGACTCCTGGTTTGCCGCGGCAATAGCGATGGCCAAGCCGTGGTCTGAAAAACTGACCGTCGTGGAAGAAGACGTTAAACGCAGCTTGCAGAAATTGCATCAGATTGAAGAAGAAACCGGTTTAACCATTGAACAGGTTAAAGACATCAACCGTCGTATGTCGATCGGTGAAGCGAAAGCCCGCCGTGCGAAGAAAGAGATGGTTGAAGCAAACTTGCGTCTGGTTATTTCTATCGCCAAGAAATACACCAACCGCGGCTTGCAGTTCCTTGATCTGATTCAGGAAGGGAACATCGGTCTGATGAAAGCGGTGGACAAGTTTGAATATCGCCGCGGCTATAAGTTCTCGACCTATGCAACCTGGTGGATCCGTCAGGCCATTACCCGTTCCATCGCCGACCAGGCGCGCACCATCCGAATTCCGGTGCATATGATTGAGACCATCAACAAACTCAATCGTATTTCCCGTCAGATGCTGCAGGAAATGGGGCGTGAACCAACGCCGGAAGAACTGGCCGAACGCATGCTGATGCCGGAAGACAAAATCCGCAAAGTGTTGAAGATCGCCAAAGAGCCGATTTCGATGGAAACGCCGATTGGCGATGATGAAGATTCGCATTTGGGCGACTTTATCGAAGACACCACGCTGGAACTACCGCTCGATTCCGCAACGTCGGAAAGCCTGCGTTCAGCGACGCACGACGTATTGGCCGGGCTGACCGCGCGTGAAGCCAAAGTGCTGCGTATGCGTTTTGGTATCGATATGAATACCGACCATACGCTGGAAGAAGTCGGCAAACAGTTCGACGTTACCCGTGAGCGTATTCGTCAGATCGAGGCGAAAGCGTTGCGTAAACTGCGTCACCCAAGCCGTTCTGAAGTGTTGCGCAGCTTCCTGGATGACTAATCGATAGCGGTATGATGTCTCTGAAATAACCCCGGATTGCCGGGGTTATTTTTTATCGACCTTACCAACCAGACGATTTTTTACCTACTTTCATGTAGCACCCGGTACAACGCCTGATAAGACTCGACCAGCGACGCCAGCGTCGCGCGATTCAATCCGCTGGGATTCGGCAGCACCCAAACCTGGGTTTTCCCGATCGTCAACGTCT
This window of the Brenneria goodwinii genome carries:
- the rpoD gene encoding RNA polymerase sigma factor RpoD, encoding MEQNPQSQLKLLVTRGKEQGYLTYAEVNDHLPEDIIDSDQIEDIIQMINDMGIQVMEEAPDADDLLLAENTNDADEDAAEAAAQVLSSVESEIGRTTDPVRMYMREMGTVELLTREGEIDIAKRIEDGINQVQCSVAEYPEAITYLLEQYDRVEAGESRLSDLITGFVDPNAEEDIAPTATHVGSELSGEDLDDDDEEEDDEDDADDDNSIDPELARQKFSELREQYETTRQVIKANGRSHAKSAQEILNLSEVFKQFRLVPKQFDFLVSSMRTMMDRVRTQERLIMKLCVEQCKMPKKNFVTLFSGNETNDSWFAAAIAMAKPWSEKLTVVEEDVKRSLQKLHQIEEETGLTIEQVKDINRRMSIGEAKARRAKKEMVEANLRLVISIAKKYTNRGLQFLDLIQEGNIGLMKAVDKFEYRRGYKFSTYATWWIRQAITRSIADQARTIRIPVHMIETINKLNRISRQMLQEMGREPTPEELAERMLMPEDKIRKVLKIAKEPISMETPIGDDEDSHLGDFIEDTTLELPLDSATSESLRSATHDVLAGLTAREAKVLRMRFGIDMNTDHTLEEVGKQFDVTRERIRQIEAKALRKLRHPSRSEVLRSFLDD